Part of the Paenarthrobacter sp. JL.01a genome is shown below.
TACGGTCCTGCATGAACTGGCGCACATGTGGTTTGGCGACCTCGTCACCATGCGCTGGTGGAACGACCTCTGGCTCAACGAGTCCTTCGCCGAATACATGTCACACCTGGCCGCAGTGGAAAACACCGAGTTCGATCACGCGTGGACCACCTTTGCCTCCGTGGAAAAGTCGTGGGCCTACAAGCAGGACCAGCTTCCCACTACCCACCCGATCTTCGCCGAGATCAACAACCTCGAGGACGTCGAGGTCAACTTCGATGGCATCACCTACGCCAAGGGCGCGTCTGTCCTTCGGCAGCTGGTGGCGTGGGTGGGTCCTGAGCAGTTCATGGCCGGAGTCCGGACCTATTTCAGCAAGCACGCCTGGAAAAACACGGAACTCGCCGACCTCATGGTGGAACTCGAAGCTGCGTCCGGACGCGACCTTGACCAGTGGGGCAGGCTCTGGCTCGAGACCGCCGGAGTGAACACCCTTACGCCCGAACTGTCAGTCGACTCCGATGGCACGATCACCGGTTTCGCGATCCTGCAGACCGCCATCGAAGAACAGCCCACCCTGCGCCCGCACCGCCTCGCCGTCGGTTTCTACTCGGTATCCGCCGACGGGGCCCTGGAACGCACGCACCGCGAAGAACTGGACGTCGATGGTCCCCGAACCGAGGTCCCTGCCCTGGTGGGACTTACCCGTCCGGACCTCATCCTGCTCAACGATGACGACCTCGCGTATGCCAAAGTCCGACTGGACCCCCACAGCCTGGCAACTGCCAAAGCACACCTGAAGGACTTCGCAACCAGCCTTCCACGCACCTTGGTGTGGGGCTCGGCCTGGGATGCCGCCCGTGACGGCGAAACGCCCGCCCGTGGCTACGTGGACCTGATTCTGGCCAACATCGCCCACGAGACAGACTCCTCGGTGATCCTGGTCCAACTGCGCCAGCTGGCAACCACCTTGACGTACTACGTCGCTGCCGAGCACAAACTCGGCACGACTATCGCAGCAGCGGACACACTGTGGGACCTTGCAGCCTCAGTGGAGCCCGGCTCCGACGCCCAGCTGCAATTCGCCAAGTCCTACGCCCAGCTCGCCCGCAGCGCCGCCCAACTGGACCGCCTCCAGGCTCTCCTGGACGGAACGGACACCCTCAACGGGCTCACTGTTGACCAGGACATGCGCTGGGAGCTGTTGACGGCCCTCGTAGCCGGTGGCCGCGAAGGCCAAGAGCGGATCGACGCCGAGCTTGCCAAGGACAACACCTCCAACGGCCAGAACGCGGCGGCCCAGGCAAAGGCCGCCATCCCCACCCCTGATGCCAAAGCCGCTGCGTGGGACTCGATCGTGGTCAAGGGAGAACTCTCCAACGCTTTGCAGGCCTCAGCTGTCGCCGGCTTCATGAGGGTCCTTGACACGAGTCTGCTGGAACCATACGCGGAGAAGTACTTCCAGGCAGTGCCCGGGATCGTCAAAGAGCGCACTCATGCCCTGGCCCAGCAAATCGTGGTGGGCCTCTACCCGGCCCAGCTCACAACGCAGGCCACCGTGGACCGCACCGATGAATTCCTGGCAAGCCTGCCTGAGGAAAGTGCGGCGCTTCGCCGGATGATGCTGGAAAACCGCGACGGCGTAGCCCGCGCCCTTCGAGCAAGGGCAGCTGACATCTAGGCTCCTTGGCCCGTGCGGGGCAGTCGGCCGGGCATGGCTAGACTGTCCGCATGGGGCTCAACGAACACCACTACGCGCTCACCGTCCGCTGGACCGGAAACCTCGGGGAGGGAACCGCCAGTTACCGGGGATACTCACGCGACCACGACGTTGAGATCAATGGGCTGCCCACACTGAAGGGATCGTCCGACCCCACCTTTCATGGGGACCGGACCCGCTACAACCCTGAACAACTGCTGCTTGCAGCGCTCTCGCAGTGCCACATGCTCTCTTTCCTGCACATTGCGGTCAAGCATGGTGTTGTGGTCACGGGGTATGAAGACCACGCAGAGGGCCTGATGAAACTCAATCGCGACGGCAGCGGACAGTTCGAAAGCGTCACGCTCAAACCAAACGTCACCCTCGCGGATCCTTCGCACACGTCGTTGATGCCGCAGTTGCATCATGAAGCAAACCAGGTCTGCTTCATCGCCAGGAGCGTCAACTTCCCGGTCCACCACGAACCGCTAACGACGACGGCGTCACCCGCCTAGCGCTGCTGCTCCCGCCAGAGCGCCACGAGCTTTTGTTCGGTTCCCCGGCTGAGTCCGGCCTTGCGCTCCCGCTCCAGTCCGCGCCTGCGCTCATCGGCCAACGTCGCGGCGAGCGTTTCCTGCCACGGGCGCAACACCATCCCCCGGCTTTTGGCTGCTGTGTTGGAACGGGCCTGGAAACCTCCGTGATCCGGCGGCAGCCATAGCGGCAAGGAATCGGGTCCGGCCCAGTAATCCACGCCCTGCTCCACGAGCCAGTCCTCGGATGCACGGATAACATCGGCTCCGCCGGAACCCGCCACCGCCTGGCATTCGTCAATGTAGTCCCTGAAGGGCACCACATCACCAAGGGCGTTATACGCTCCTGTGACGCGATCCTCCGCAGCCTGAAGAACCCAGGCAGCCAAATCCCTCACGTCAATGATCTGGGTGGGCGCGTCCGGCGTATCCGGTAAGAGCACGGTCCCTGAATCGACAGCGAAACGGGCCGGCCAATATCCGTAACGGTCACTGGCATCGCCCGGACCCCCGATCAATCCTGCCCGGACCAGGTGGGCCTTCTCCCCCACCATGGCCAGGGTCTGTTGTTCAATGGCGGACTTCGACTCACCGTACGTTTCCGGAGTGCCCGCCTCACCTGCAGGCAGCGGCTCCAACAAGGCGGCGCTTTCGTCCGCGCCAGGTACTGAGTGGTCCGCATAAACCGAACAACTTGAGACGAACGTCCAGTGCCCCGTGGCAGGGCCCAGCACTTGCAACGCCTCCCGGGCCTGGACCGCATCCCTGGACACCTCCACCACCGCGTCCCAGCCGCCTGCCAGGTCCGCGTAGGCTGCTGCACCCAAGGCGCGGTCCCCCCTGACCCAGGTGGCGCCGTCGGGCGGGTTCGCCAAAGAACCCCGCGCGAAACAGGTGACAACATGCCCGGCGGTCACGGCCTGCCGGGCAATTTCTGCTGAC
Proteins encoded:
- the pepN gene encoding aminopeptidase N; its protein translation is MPGLNLTRDEAANRAKLLTVDSYEVTLDLTKGSEVFGSTTTVRFSATPGASTFIDAITHTVHSVTLNGKDLDPADVSDGLRIQLPGLSAENELTVVADAPYMNTGEGLHRFVDPVDGEAYLYTQFEVPDSRRMFAVFEQPDLKASFTFKVTAPSHWDVVSNSPTPVPSETTPGEDGGARSVWEFAPTPRLSSYVTALIAGPYQSVRSEVTSSDGRVIPLGVFARKSLMQYLDADNIFELTRQGFEFFEAQFGCPYPFEKYDQLFVPEFNAGAMENAGAVTILEGYVFRGKVTGAQIERRAITVLHELAHMWFGDLVTMRWWNDLWLNESFAEYMSHLAAVENTEFDHAWTTFASVEKSWAYKQDQLPTTHPIFAEINNLEDVEVNFDGITYAKGASVLRQLVAWVGPEQFMAGVRTYFSKHAWKNTELADLMVELEAASGRDLDQWGRLWLETAGVNTLTPELSVDSDGTITGFAILQTAIEEQPTLRPHRLAVGFYSVSADGALERTHREELDVDGPRTEVPALVGLTRPDLILLNDDDLAYAKVRLDPHSLATAKAHLKDFATSLPRTLVWGSAWDAARDGETPARGYVDLILANIAHETDSSVILVQLRQLATTLTYYVAAEHKLGTTIAAADTLWDLAASVEPGSDAQLQFAKSYAQLARSAAQLDRLQALLDGTDTLNGLTVDQDMRWELLTALVAGGREGQERIDAELAKDNTSNGQNAAAQAKAAIPTPDAKAAAWDSIVVKGELSNALQASAVAGFMRVLDTSLLEPYAEKYFQAVPGIVKERTHALAQQIVVGLYPAQLTTQATVDRTDEFLASLPEESAALRRMMLENRDGVARALRARAADI
- a CDS encoding OsmC family protein; the protein is MGLNEHHYALTVRWTGNLGEGTASYRGYSRDHDVEINGLPTLKGSSDPTFHGDRTRYNPEQLLLAALSQCHMLSFLHIAVKHGVVVTGYEDHAEGLMKLNRDGSGQFESVTLKPNVTLADPSHTSLMPQLHHEANQVCFIARSVNFPVHHEPLTTTASPA
- a CDS encoding NAD-dependent epimerase/dehydratase family protein; protein product: MRILILGGTAFLSAEIARQAVTAGHVVTCFARGSLANPPDGATWVRGDRALGAAAYADLAGGWDAVVEVSRDAVQAREALQVLGPATGHWTFVSSCSVYADHSVPGADESAALLEPLPAGEAGTPETYGESKSAIEQQTLAMVGEKAHLVRAGLIGGPGDASDRYGYWPARFAVDSGTVLLPDTPDAPTQIIDVRDLAAWVLQAAEDRVTGAYNALGDVVPFRDYIDECQAVAGSGGADVIRASEDWLVEQGVDYWAGPDSLPLWLPPDHGGFQARSNTAAKSRGMVLRPWQETLAATLADERRRGLERERKAGLSRGTEQKLVALWREQQR